A genomic window from Prunus persica cultivar Lovell chromosome G2, Prunus_persica_NCBIv2, whole genome shotgun sequence includes:
- the LOC18786216 gene encoding SNF2 domain-containing protein CLASSY 1 isoform X1: MCLTAVHFFLFCFCCRYLTVIVGRRRNSGTNWLIKMKRKRHLYRSTHPFDAYPFEALCCGSWHPVELLGIRSGTMTINFADNHSCVIQNKGPFPNIRVRSRQANSYDCTCFLRPGVDVCVLSTPENTENSEEKIRAPVMVDARINSIKRVPHESHCSCRFYVNFYVNQGPLGSERATLNKDAKRVGIHDIFVFQTLDRDSCANEHYRWEFSADCPTLPRTKLLLGKFLSDISWLLVTSVLKQVSFDVRSVQRKVVYQIVGGDDDSTLSKSDNYLHAVNFRVDDGLLVPIVVEFVPADATGNDPTEGGPSSSSDLLGLRRSKRQNVRPERFLGCDAPAEIEIGYIRSRPYKVDHSDDDDMHIPLSQLFGKHARRSEEHTEAEQKVHYKKLKSSEDLHASKSEDDLASESEDSLECKSKIKSRKVKSDVAKRKKHQAQLAIVPLPDKRDPFALGRSHLNANSPEKSTKEGEEFPAKYYYHYSSKAKRKKNSDLDDMDFQMKWDGKVSTSRASRVYNNRHNSIRSKREGLSGRTYPKRSLSAGAYKELINTFLKDMDCSNKQEPNIMDQWKEFKAGKNPEQQNETEMPEDEDEEEMSETEMLWKEMELALASAYLLDGDEGSQGSTSGGTAQKSGAGCRHEFRLNEEIGMVCLICGFVSIEIGDVSAPFVQNTGWAADDRKINEEQTDDKRAEYEEFNFFHTRTSPDEPEPLSEENDNVWALIPELRRKLLFHQKKAFEFLWKNVAGSLEPALMEHKAKKIGGCVISHSPGAGKTFLIIAFLVSYLKLFPGKRPLVLAPKTTLYTWYKEFIKWKIPIPVYLIHGRRTYRVFKKKTVTFTGGPKPTDDVLHVLDCLEKIQKWHAQPSVLVMGYTSFLTLMREDSKFVHRKFMAQVLRESPGIVVLDEGHNPRSTKSRLRKGLMKVETDLRILLSGTLFQNNFCEYFNTLCLARPKFVNEVLRQLDPKYRRKKKGKEKARHLMEARARKLFLDQIAKKIDSNEGEDQRIQGLNMLRNITNGFIDVYEGGNSDTLPGLQIYTLLMNTTDIQQEILDKLQDIMSKYHGYPLELELLITLGSIHPWLIKTAACADKFFTTEQLEDLEQYKHDLHKGSKVKFVLSLIYRVVRKEKVLIFCHNIAPVRLFLELFEMVFGWQRGREVLVLTGDLELFERGKVMDKFEEAGGASRVLLASITACAEGISLTAASRVILLDSEWNPSKTKQAIARAFRPGQQKVVYVYQLLATGTLEEDKYGRTTWKEWVSSMIFSEAFVEDPSRWQAEKIEDDILREMVAEDKSKSFHMIMKNEKASTVVRGKD; the protein is encoded by the exons ATGTGTCTAACAGCAgtgcatttttttttgttttgtttctgttgcAGATATTTGACAGTGATTGTAGGGCGTAGGAGAAATTCGGGTACCAATTGGCTAATCaagatgaagaggaagagacATCTGTACCGATCTACCCATCCATTTGATGCTTATC CTTTTGAGGCTCTTTGCTGCGGATCATGGCATCCTGTGGAGCTTCTAGGCATCAGGAGTGGAACCATGACGATAAATTTCGCAGACAATCATTCATGTGTCATTCAAAATAAAGGCCCATTCCCGAACATTCGAGTGAGGTCAAGACAGGCAAATTCATATGACTGCACCTGCTTTTTGCGGCCTGGTGTTGATGTATGCGTGCTTTCAACTCCTGAAAATACAGAAAACTCAGAAGAGAAAATTCGAGCTCCT GTGATGGTTGATGCTCGAATCAATTCAATCAAGAGGGTGCCTCATGAGTCCCATTGCTCATGTCGCTTTTACGTTAACTTTTATGTGAACCAAGGCCCTCTTGGTTCAGAAAGAGCAACCCTTAACAAGGACGCTAAACGTGTTGGAATCCATGACATTTTCGTCTTCCAAACACTTGATCGTGATTCTTGTGCAAATGAGCACTACCGATGGGAGTTCTCTGCAGACTGCCCAACGCTGCCCAGAACGAAATTGCTGTTGGGGAAATTTTTATCAGACATTTCATGGTTGCTTGTGACATCAGTGCTGAAGCAGGTTTCATTTGATGTAAGATCAGTACAAAGAAAAGTGGTGTACCAAATTGTGGGAGGTGATGATGACAGCACTCTGTCAAAGTCTGACAATTATTTACATGCTGTCAACTTCAGAGTAGACGACGGGCTCCTGGTACCAATAGTAGTTGAATTTGTACCAGCTGATGCTACCGGGAATGATCCTACTGAAGGTGgaccatcatcatcttctgatCTTTTGGGCCTGCGACGTTCCAAGCGTCAGAATGTTCGACCTGAGCGTTTCCTTGGGTGTGATGCTCCAGCAGAGATAGAGATTGGATATATTCGTAGCAGACCATATAAAGTAGATCActcagatgatgatgatatgcATATACCACTTTCACAGTTGTTTGGAAAACATGCGAGACGTTCAGAAGAGCATACTGAGGCAGAGCAAAAGGTTCattataagaaattaaagtccAGCGAGGATCTCCATGCATCCAAAAGTGAGGATGATCTTGCAAGCGAAAGTGAGGATTCCCTTGAATGCAAAAGCAAGATTAAGTCGAGGAAGGTGAAATCAGATGTGGCTAAAAGGAAGAAACATCAAGCTCAACTTGCAATTGTTCCTCTGCCTGACAAAAGGGATCCTTTCGCCCTTGGACGCAGTCATCTAAATGCCAATAGTCCTGAAAAGAGTACAAAAGAGGGTGAAGAATTTCCTGCGAAGTATTATTATCATTACAGTTCTAaagcaaagagaaagaagaattcTGACTTAGATGATATGGACTTTCAAATGAAATGGGATGGAAAAGTATCCACTAGCAGAGCTAGCAGAGTTTATAACAACAGGCATAACTCCATACGCTCGAAAAGGGAGGGTCTCAGTGGAAGAACTTACCCAAAGAGGAGCTTAAGTGCAGGTGCCTACAAGGAACTGATAAATACGTTTTTGAAAGACATGGATTGCTCAAATAAGCAAGAGCCAAATATTATGGACCAGTGGAAAGAATTTAAGGCTGGAAAGAACCCTGAGCAACAGAACGAAACTGAAATGCCCGAAgatgaggatgaggaggaAATGTCCGAGACTGAAATGCTGTGGAAAGAAATGGAATTAGCACTGGCATCAGCTTACCTTCTTGATGGTGATGAG GGATCACAAGGGAGCACGTCAGGTGGGACTGCACAAAAGTCTGGTGCAGGTTGCCGGCATGAATTTagattgaatgaagaaattggGATGGTGTGCCTCATATGTGGTTTCGTCAGCATCGAAATAGGAGATGTTTCGGCCCCCTTT GTGCAAAACACAGGGTGGGCCGCAGATGATAGAAAGATCAATGAAGAACAAACAGACGATAAGCGAGCTGAATATGAGGAATTCAATTTCTTCCACACTCGTACTTCCCCTGATGAGCCTGAGCCTTTATCAGAAGAAAATGACAACGTTTGGGCCTTAATTCCTGAACTTAGAAGGAAATTGTTATTCCACCAGAAGAAGGCTTTTGAGTTTCTGTGGAAAAACGTTGCAGGATCTTTGGAACCAGCACTTATGGAACATAAGGCCAAGAAAATAGGTGGCTGTGTTATATCTCATTCTCCTGGAGCTGGAAAAACTTTTCTGATCATTGCATTTCTTGTTAGCTACCTCAAGTTATTCCCAGGAAAACGGCCTCTGGTCCTTGCTCCGAAGACAACACTCTATACGTGGTACAAAGAATTTATTAAATGGAAAATTCCTATACCAGTGTATCTAATTCACGGCCGTAGAACCTACAGAGTGTTCAAGAAGAAAACAGTGACCTTTACTGGAGGCCCGAAGCCGACGGATGATGTGTTGCATGTTTTGGATTGCCTAGAAAAAATACAGAAGTGGCATGCACAGCCAAGTGTTCTTGTCATGGGTTATACTTCATTCCTAACATTGATGCGTGAAGACTCAAAATTTGTGCACAGAAAATTCATGGCTCAAGTGCTGCGGGAGAGTCCCGGGATCGTAGTACTAGATGAAGGGCACAACCCCAGAAGTACTAAATCAAGGTTGAGGAAGGGATTGATGAAAGTTGAAACGGACTTGAGAATATTGCTATCAGGTACTCTGTTTCAGAACAACTTCTGTGAATACTTCAACACCCTGTGTTTGGCAAGACCAAAGTTTGTGAATGAAGTTTTAAGGCAATTGGACCCAAAAtacagaaggaaaaagaaaggtaaGGAAAAAGCGCGCCATTTGATGGAAGCCAGAGCACGAAAGTTGTTCTTGGACCAGATTGCCAAGAAGATTGATTCGAACGAAGGTGAAGATCAAAGGATCCAAGGTCTAAACATGTTGAGAAATATAACAAATGGATTCATAGATGTGTATGAAGGTGGAAATTCAGACACCCTTCCTGGTCTGCAGATTTACACCTTGTTGATGAACACTACTGACATACAGCAAGAGATTTTGGACAAACTGCAAGACATAATGTCCAAATACCATGGCTACCCTCTGGAGCTGGAACTTTTGATTACCCTTGGATCAATACATCCTTGGCTAATCAAAACTGCAGCTTGTGCTGATAAGTTTTTTACTACTGAGCAACTAGAGGATCTTGAGCAGTACAAGCATGATTTGCACAAAGGGTCCAAGGTCAAGTTTGTTTTGAGCCTTATTTACAGGGTTGTCCGGAAGGAGAAGGTTTTGATTTTCTGTCACAACATTGCACCTGTGAGACTGTTTCTAGAACTGTTTGAAATGGTGTTTGGGTGGCAGAGAGGCAGAGAAGTCTTGGTTCTCACAGGGGATTTGGAGCTGTTTGAGCGCGGAAAGGTGATGGACAAGTTTGAAGAGGCTGGTGGAGCCTCAAGGGTCCTGCTTGCATCAATCACAGCTTGTGCTGAGGGAATTAGTTTGACAGCAGCTTCTCGGGTCATCTTGCTGGACTCCGAATGGAACCCTTCGAAGACGAAGCAGGCCATTGCACGAGCCTTCCGTCCCGGTCAGCAGAAGGTGGTGTATGTTTACCAGCTCTTGGCAACTGGAACTCTCGAAGAAGACAAGTATGGGAGGACAACTTGGAAGGAGTGGGTGTCAAGCATGATTTTCAGTGAGGCATTCGTGGAGGACCCGTCCCGCTGGCAAGCAGAGAAGATTGAAGATGATATATTGAGGGAGATGGTGGCAGAGGACAAGTCTAAATCATTCCATATGATCATGAAGAATGAAAAGGCTTCAACTGTGGTCAGAGGTAAGGACTAA